The DNA sequence acaaaacaaatattaaactATAAGTGTGCTGTCAGTGACATGATGTCACATACTCTGCTGATTAACACGGTTAGGTCTAAAGTCACCAAAACATCCTCCTTTGCCAACTACACACCTACTATCAAAAAAGATCCATAGCCAGGGAAAACACTTATTTCAGGATAAATAAAGATTACTCTTCACACAAGAAACATATTAACTGATTATTGCTTACACCCTGTATACTTCTGTGCTTCTAAAAATTGACTGATTACGCACTGCCATATGGAAGAGATGATACCAGATATTCACCATCCAAGGGTCCTACACAGAACTTAAAAACAGAGGTGGGATATAGCACTAAGAGAAGAAGATGCCTGTGAGACATTGAAACCGTGCctcaaaaggaaacagaatagaACTCAGGCAGGGATGCAACTATTCCTTTAAAATACAGCGTAATACCCAACCTGTAGGAATGTACAAAATGTAGAAGCAGTCAGTGTAAAAAAGCAAGAGAGGTAACACAGCTGTAATTTTCGCACGAGACCCAGGAAAGGAGGAACTGCATCATAgaataacaaattttaaagcaGGAAAAATGCTAATGATACGAAAAAGTTTTCATCTGAAATGTTTCCACGAGTTATTCCCAATTAAGAAACACGTTAAGCACTTATTTGCTAAAGATTCATaacattagggggaaaaaacactTCCTCTTCTTCCATTCCCGCATCATCAGGAAAACGATGTCAACAACGGCAAGGAAGTCATGCCCATTGGTCCAAATTTGGGGACCCGGTGCATAAAATCCCCACAAGAGGACGAGACAAATGAATCTGAGAAACTCACCTCGGAACAGAAGCTCCCCCTCCACCTGTGACACCATGACCGAATcgtgctgctccccttgctgccAGCCTACgtgctgcaggaccacctgctgcaggaccacctgctgccagCCCAGCTGCTGCGGGTGCGGCGGTGGCTGTGGACAAGGCGGCTGCGGGTCCAGCTGCTGTGGGtcctgctgctgccagccttgctgctgctgccagccttgcTGCTGCCGCCCAACTTGCTGCcagaccacctgctgcaggaccacctgctgccggcCCAGCTGCTGCGGCTGTGGACAAGGCGGCTGCGGGTCCAGCTGCTGTGGGtcctgctgctgccagccttgcTGCTGCCGCCCAACTTGCTGCCAcaccacctgctgcaggaccacctgctgccggcccagctgctgtgtgtccagctgctgTCAGCCCAGCTGCTGTGGGTCCAGCGGCTGCGGACAAActtgctgtggctccagctgctgtcAGCCAGCCTGCTGTACCCCTGTGTACTGCAGGAGGACCTGCTACCACCCCacctgttgctgcttgcctggatGCCTCGCC is a window from the Neovison vison isolate M4711 chromosome 5, ASM_NN_V1, whole genome shotgun sequence genome containing:
- the LOC122907609 gene encoding keratin-associated protein 9-2-like — translated: MTESCCSPCCQPTCCRTTCCRTTCCQPSCCGCGGGCGQGGCGSSCCGSCCCQPCCCCQPCCCRPTCCQTTCCRTTCCRPSCCGCGQGGCGSSCCGSCCCQPCCCRPTCCHTTCCRTTCCRPSCCVSSCCQPSCCGSSGCGQTCCGSSCCQPACCTPVYCRRTCYHPTCCCLPGCLAQGCGSSCC